A genomic region of Salinibacter pepae contains the following coding sequences:
- a CDS encoding sodium:solute symporter: MLTTLDFVVLTVYLLGVAAFGVWAGGAQESTEDYFLGGRDLPWWAVCFSVVATETSTLTVVGVPAVAYGGTLTFLQITLGYLVGRILVGAYVLPRYYAGQLETAYAFLGDRYGSTMQGAASVTFLGTRLLADGVRLFATAIPLKVIANMSGLDATYFQIILVIGVATAVYTLVGGIRAVVWMDVVQMGLYVGGALAAIGFLLGDVPPGWWGKAAAAGKTNLIDLGLDASFGRWWTQPYTLGTAVVGGAIFSMASHGTDQLIVQRLLACRSEADSQKAVVGSALIVMVQFALFLGVGLLLWAHYDGAPVEALGLQRGDEVFPKYIIEGLPAGLSGLILAGIVAAAMSSLSSSLNALASSSVNDLYERISGHTMSAGRGLRVSRLLTLFWGVVFIGFASLFQDSSNPVVELGLSIASFTYGGLLGAFLLGLWHRGTRQVDALVAFVVSIGAMVLVIFGVWHSPTEGWLFVLNPSDARVEARSLRTIGWPWYTALGTAVNLVVGSVLALRHRDATSEGAG, from the coding sequence ATGCTTACGACGCTCGATTTCGTCGTCCTGACGGTATACCTGCTCGGCGTGGCGGCCTTCGGCGTCTGGGCGGGCGGGGCCCAGGAGTCCACCGAAGATTACTTTCTCGGGGGGCGGGACCTGCCGTGGTGGGCGGTGTGCTTTTCCGTGGTGGCCACGGAGACGAGCACGCTTACGGTGGTGGGGGTGCCGGCCGTGGCGTACGGGGGCACGCTGACTTTCCTGCAGATTACGCTCGGGTACCTGGTGGGGCGCATTCTCGTCGGGGCGTACGTCCTGCCCCGCTACTACGCGGGCCAGTTGGAGACGGCCTACGCGTTCCTTGGTGACCGCTACGGCTCCACGATGCAGGGGGCCGCGTCGGTCACGTTTCTGGGAACGCGCCTGCTGGCCGACGGCGTGCGTCTCTTCGCCACGGCCATCCCGCTGAAGGTGATTGCGAACATGTCGGGGTTGGACGCCACCTACTTCCAGATCATCCTGGTCATCGGCGTCGCGACGGCCGTCTACACGTTGGTGGGCGGCATCCGGGCGGTCGTGTGGATGGACGTGGTGCAGATGGGGCTCTACGTGGGCGGGGCGCTCGCGGCCATCGGCTTCCTGCTGGGCGACGTGCCGCCGGGGTGGTGGGGAAAGGCGGCGGCGGCCGGCAAAACCAATCTGATCGACCTCGGCCTGGATGCGTCGTTCGGGCGCTGGTGGACGCAGCCCTACACGCTGGGAACGGCCGTGGTCGGCGGGGCCATCTTCTCGATGGCCTCTCACGGCACCGACCAGCTCATCGTGCAGCGCCTGCTGGCCTGCCGAAGCGAGGCGGACAGTCAGAAGGCGGTCGTCGGGAGTGCCCTCATCGTCATGGTGCAGTTTGCCCTCTTCCTGGGGGTGGGCCTGCTCCTCTGGGCCCACTACGACGGCGCGCCGGTGGAGGCGCTCGGGCTGCAGCGGGGCGACGAGGTCTTTCCCAAGTACATCATCGAGGGGCTGCCGGCGGGCCTCTCGGGGCTCATCCTGGCCGGCATCGTGGCGGCGGCGATGAGCTCGCTCTCCTCCTCCCTCAACGCGCTGGCGTCCTCCTCCGTCAACGACCTCTACGAGCGCATCTCGGGCCACACCATGAGCGCGGGCCGCGGCCTGCGCGTCTCGCGGCTGCTTACGCTGTTCTGGGGCGTCGTCTTCATCGGCTTCGCGAGCCTCTTCCAGGACAGCAGCAACCCCGTCGTGGAGCTGGGCCTGTCGATTGCCTCGTTCACGTACGGGGGCCTGCTCGGCGCCTTCCTGCTCGGCCTGTGGCACCGCGGCACGCGTCAGGTCGACGCGCTCGTGGCGTTCGTCGTCTCGATTGGCGCGATGGTGCTCGTCATTTTCGGCGTGTGGCACAGCCCCACGGAGGGATGGCTCTTTGTGCTGAACCCGTCGGACGCCCGTGTGGAGGCGAGGAGCCTGCGCACGATCGGCTGGCCCTGGTACACGGCCCTGGGCACCGCCGTCAACCTCGTGGTTGGAAGCGTGCTGGCCCTCCGCCACCGAGACGCCACCAGCGAAGGGGCCGGGTAG
- a CDS encoding CBS domain-containing protein: protein MKWNSAKDLMTADVQTVDASWPIDRVAQFLTDHGISGAPVVKDDQLVGVISLTDIARHNGTAGEPASDRPASFYRSELETEYAEEDLENLQISEGGETTAEHVMTPQVYDVNEHTSVQQVAQVMHRGGIHRVFVTTNGEVRGVITALDMLEVVAAM from the coding sequence ATGAAGTGGAACAGCGCCAAAGACTTGATGACGGCGGACGTGCAGACCGTTGATGCCAGCTGGCCGATCGACCGGGTCGCCCAGTTCTTGACCGACCACGGCATCTCCGGCGCGCCCGTCGTGAAGGACGACCAGCTCGTCGGCGTGATTTCCCTGACGGACATCGCGCGTCACAACGGCACGGCGGGCGAGCCGGCCTCCGACCGGCCCGCCTCGTTTTACCGTTCGGAGCTTGAAACCGAGTATGCTGAGGAGGACCTCGAGAACCTACAGATCAGTGAGGGGGGCGAGACGACCGCCGAGCACGTCATGACCCCGCAGGTCTACGACGTAAACGAGCACACCTCCGTGCAGCAGGTGGCGCAGGTGATGCACCGCGGGGGCATCCACCGCGTCTTCGTCACCACGAACGGGGAGGTGCGTGGCGTCATCACGGCGCTCGACATGCTGGAGGTCGTGGCGGCGATGTAG
- a CDS encoding S10 family peptidase yields the protein MNQIQTTLLGTLIALLLLAVPTDPAQAQTTNEQQLKRSLPPDTAITKTDRVTVKGEEVPYEVTTGTQPVYGDDDTAVASLHYTYYRRSDVDDRSGRPLMISFNGGPGSGSLWMHLGYTSPKHLLISDEGYPVQPYGVEDNNQSIIDVADIVYVNPVNTGFSRVIDDDTDAEQFFGVNADVDYLADWIDTFISRHGRWRSPKYLIGESYGTTRVAGLAGELQNSHWTYLNGVILVSPTGLGMEPAGPSPRSEALKLPYYAATAWYHEQLPDALQSRDLQALLSEVEDYTIEEYIPAVTRGGFVEDARRQAVAQQVARYSGLSEPFVLDHNLAVPSDAFWKELLQDEGRTVGRLDSRYEGIDVTNAGSEYDYPAELTAWNHAFTPAINHYLRDDLGFTTDLQYNTFGNVYPWDETENNTGAQLREAMAQNPYLHVMVQSGYYDGATDYFSAKYVMWNLGTRETMRDRLRFEGYRSGHMMYLRSEDLATSNEDIRTFIEESIPDEGTPARYGRNQ from the coding sequence ATGAATCAGATTCAAACGACTCTTCTCGGCACGCTCATCGCCCTGTTGCTGCTGGCCGTTCCGACCGACCCGGCCCAGGCCCAGACTACGAATGAACAACAACTCAAGCGCAGCCTCCCGCCCGACACGGCGATTACGAAGACCGATCGCGTCACGGTAAAGGGCGAAGAGGTGCCCTACGAGGTGACGACCGGCACGCAGCCGGTGTACGGCGACGACGACACGGCCGTCGCCTCGCTCCACTATACCTACTACCGCCGGTCGGACGTCGACGACCGCTCCGGGCGCCCGCTCATGATTTCCTTCAACGGCGGCCCCGGCTCCGGCTCCCTCTGGATGCACCTCGGCTACACCAGCCCCAAGCACCTGCTCATCAGCGACGAGGGCTATCCCGTACAGCCCTACGGGGTTGAGGACAACAACCAGTCCATCATCGACGTGGCGGACATCGTGTACGTCAACCCCGTCAACACCGGCTTCTCCCGCGTCATCGACGACGACACGGACGCGGAACAGTTCTTTGGGGTCAACGCCGACGTGGACTACCTGGCGGACTGGATCGACACGTTCATCTCCCGCCACGGCCGGTGGCGCTCCCCGAAGTATCTGATTGGGGAAAGCTACGGCACCACCCGGGTTGCGGGCCTGGCCGGCGAGCTCCAGAACAGCCACTGGACGTACCTGAACGGCGTGATCCTCGTCTCCCCCACCGGCCTCGGCATGGAGCCGGCCGGCCCCTCCCCGCGCTCCGAGGCGCTCAAGCTGCCCTACTACGCGGCGACGGCCTGGTACCACGAGCAGCTGCCCGACGCCCTTCAGAGCCGGGACCTCCAGGCCCTGCTGTCCGAGGTGGAGGACTATACCATCGAGGAATACATTCCGGCCGTCACCCGGGGCGGCTTCGTCGAGGACGCCCGGCGGCAGGCCGTGGCCCAGCAGGTGGCCCGCTACTCGGGGCTCTCCGAGCCGTTCGTGCTCGACCACAACCTCGCCGTTCCCTCGGATGCCTTCTGGAAGGAGCTGCTCCAGGACGAGGGGCGTACGGTGGGGCGCCTCGACTCCCGCTACGAAGGGATCGACGTGACGAACGCCGGAAGCGAGTACGACTACCCGGCGGAGCTCACGGCCTGGAACCACGCCTTCACGCCCGCCATCAACCACTACCTCCGCGACGACCTGGGCTTCACGACGGACCTGCAGTACAACACCTTCGGCAACGTCTACCCGTGGGACGAGACGGAAAACAACACCGGCGCGCAGCTCCGCGAGGCGATGGCCCAGAATCCCTACCTCCACGTCATGGTGCAGTCCGGCTACTACGACGGGGCCACGGACTACTTCTCGGCCAAGTACGTGATGTGGAACCTTGGGACGCGGGAGACGATGCGCGACCGGCTCCGCTTCGAGGGCTACCGGAGCGGCCACATGATGTACCTGCGCTCGGAGGACCTGGCGACCTCCAATGAGGACATCCGCACGTTTATCGAAGAGTCCATCCCGGACGAGGGCACGCCCGCCCGGTACGGCCGAAACCAGTAG
- a CDS encoding glycine C-acetyltransferase produces MTDDVAADFRQTLQEIKNAGTYNEERVITSQQDADIEVEGGQHVINFCANNYLGLANHPEIMDAAKRGVDRYGFGVASVRFICGTQSVHKDLEHALSDFHETGDTILYNSCFDANTGLFETILGEDDAIISDALNHASIIDGIRLCKADLHVFEHSDMADLEAKLQAAQDAETRMIATDGVFSMDGDVAKLDEMCRLADAYDALVMVDECHATGFMGEGGRGASEAKGVLDEVDIITSTLGKALGGATGGFTTGRKEIIDLLRQESRPYLFSNAIAPMIANASLKVLEMLQESGERREQIWENARYFRSEMEERGFEIKPGDHPIVPIMFYDAKTSGAIADELLDRGIYVISFSYPVVPEGEARIRVQMSAAHSKEQLDRAIDAFTEVGRAHDVIE; encoded by the coding sequence ATGACCGACGACGTTGCGGCCGACTTTCGGCAGACGCTGCAGGAGATCAAGAACGCCGGCACCTACAACGAGGAGCGCGTGATCACCTCCCAGCAGGACGCCGACATTGAAGTTGAGGGCGGCCAGCACGTCATCAACTTCTGCGCGAACAACTACCTCGGCCTCGCCAACCACCCCGAGATCATGGACGCCGCCAAGCGGGGCGTCGACCGGTACGGCTTCGGCGTGGCCAGTGTCCGCTTCATCTGCGGCACCCAGTCGGTGCACAAGGACCTGGAGCACGCCCTGTCCGACTTCCACGAGACGGGCGACACGATCCTCTACAACTCGTGCTTCGACGCCAATACGGGGCTGTTTGAGACGATTCTGGGCGAGGACGACGCCATCATCAGCGACGCCCTGAACCACGCCTCCATCATCGACGGCATTCGGCTCTGCAAGGCCGACCTGCACGTCTTCGAGCACAGCGACATGGCCGACCTGGAGGCGAAGCTGCAGGCGGCCCAGGACGCGGAGACCCGCATGATCGCCACCGACGGCGTCTTCTCGATGGACGGCGACGTGGCGAAGCTCGACGAGATGTGCCGCCTGGCCGACGCGTACGACGCCCTCGTGATGGTGGACGAGTGCCACGCCACCGGCTTCATGGGCGAGGGGGGCCGCGGCGCCAGCGAGGCGAAAGGCGTGCTCGACGAGGTGGACATCATCACCTCCACGCTTGGCAAGGCGCTCGGCGGCGCCACCGGCGGCTTCACGACGGGGCGGAAGGAGATCATCGACCTGCTCCGGCAGGAGTCCCGCCCCTACCTCTTCTCCAACGCCATCGCGCCGATGATCGCCAACGCCAGCCTCAAGGTGCTGGAGATGCTGCAGGAAAGCGGCGAGCGGCGCGAGCAGATCTGGGAAAACGCCCGCTACTTCCGGAGCGAGATGGAGGAACGGGGCTTCGAGATCAAGCCGGGCGACCATCCCATCGTGCCCATCATGTTCTACGACGCGAAGACGAGCGGCGCCATCGCCGACGAGCTGCTCGACCGCGGCATCTACGTCATTAGCTTCAGCTACCCCGTGGTGCCGGAGGGGGAGGCGCGCATCCGCGTCCAGATGTCCGCCGCCCACTCCAAGGAGCAGCTCGACCGCGCCATCGACGCGTTCACGGAGGTCGGCCGCGCGCACGACGTGATCGAATAG
- a CDS encoding NAD-dependent epimerase/dehydratase family protein — protein sequence MRILVTGANGQIGSELVEALRRRHGPEQVVGLDLNPPPTANGPSAAAPFEVMDVRDREALAGVLDRHEIGTIYHLASLLSATGEQHPDRAWDVNMSGLKNVLDLARRRPVDTVFWPSSIAVFGPTTPREDTPQNTVLDPTTMYGVTKRSGELLCRYYHRRYDLDVRSLRYPGLLSYKTAPGGGTTDYAIDMLTRAAAGEDYTCFLKPGTRLPMMYMPDAIQGTLALMDADADALSVRDSYNAGALSFSPAELAATIRARVPTFDCHYEPDERQHIAENWPSSVDDGAARTDWGWAPEYDLEATTEDMLSHLRAETRKSGSVDA from the coding sequence ATGCGCATCCTGGTCACCGGTGCCAACGGCCAGATTGGAAGCGAACTCGTTGAGGCCCTGCGCCGGCGGCACGGCCCCGAGCAGGTGGTGGGCCTGGACCTGAATCCGCCCCCGACGGCCAACGGCCCGTCCGCCGCCGCGCCCTTCGAGGTGATGGACGTGCGCGACCGGGAGGCCCTGGCCGGCGTCCTCGACCGCCACGAGATCGGCACGATCTACCACCTGGCGAGCCTGCTTTCCGCCACCGGCGAGCAGCACCCCGACCGCGCCTGGGACGTCAACATGAGCGGGCTTAAGAACGTGTTGGACCTCGCCCGGCGCCGCCCCGTCGATACGGTGTTCTGGCCCAGCTCGATCGCCGTGTTCGGCCCCACCACCCCCCGGGAGGACACGCCCCAGAACACGGTGCTCGACCCGACCACCATGTACGGGGTCACCAAACGGAGCGGCGAGCTGCTGTGCCGCTACTACCACCGCCGCTACGACCTCGACGTGCGGAGCCTGCGCTACCCGGGCCTCCTCAGCTACAAAACGGCCCCGGGCGGCGGCACCACCGACTACGCCATCGACATGCTGACCCGGGCCGCGGCGGGGGAAGATTACACATGTTTCCTGAAGCCGGGCACGCGGCTGCCGATGATGTACATGCCGGACGCCATTCAGGGCACCCTCGCCCTCATGGACGCCGACGCGGACGCCCTGTCGGTGCGGGACAGCTACAACGCGGGCGCCCTCAGCTTCTCCCCGGCGGAGCTGGCCGCGACGATCCGGGCGCGCGTGCCCACGTTTGACTGCCACTACGAGCCGGATGAGCGGCAGCACATCGCCGAGAACTGGCCGTCCTCGGTCGACGACGGGGCGGCCCGGACCGACTGGGGCTGGGCGCCGGAGTACGACCTGGAGGCGACGACCGAAGACATGCTCTCTCACCTGCGGGCGGAGACAAGGAAAAGTGGCAGCGTGGACGCATGA
- a CDS encoding Lrp/AsnC family transcriptional regulator has translation MSHRIDEIDAKILELLQRDGRMQRSDVAEEVDLSISAVSERMRKLEERDVIEEYRAVVDAKRLRLDITAFIRVSVDGSEHYPNFVDRVEGMEQVLELHSITGAGSHLMKVRTTDTTALEGFLSDIQAISGVSKTTTSIVLSTFKEERTVPTEPMELYDYDASSDE, from the coding sequence ATGTCACATCGCATCGACGAAATCGACGCGAAAATTCTGGAACTGCTTCAGCGCGACGGGCGCATGCAGCGCAGCGACGTGGCCGAGGAGGTGGACCTCTCCATCTCGGCGGTCAGCGAGCGCATGCGGAAGCTTGAGGAGCGCGATGTCATCGAGGAGTACCGGGCCGTCGTTGACGCCAAGCGACTGCGGCTCGACATCACGGCGTTCATTCGCGTGTCCGTGGACGGGTCGGAGCACTACCCCAACTTCGTCGATCGGGTGGAGGGCATGGAGCAGGTGCTGGAGCTGCACTCCATCACGGGGGCCGGGTCGCACCTGATGAAGGTGCGGACGACGGACACGACCGCCCTGGAGGGGTTCCTCTCCGATATTCAGGCGATCTCCGGCGTCAGCAAGACGACCACGAGCATTGTGCTGAGCACCTTCAAGGAAGAGCGGACCGTGCCCACCGAGCCGATGGAGCTGTACGACTACGACGCGTCGTCCGACGAGTAG
- the glnA gene encoding type I glutamate--ammonia ligase: MPTKTDVLEQIEAKGVDFLRLQFIDILGTVKNVSVPAHQAEKAFEEGIYFDGSSIEGFVRIQESDMRLDPDPDTFAVLPWRSQRGDDTVSARLICNIIDTSTGEPFVGDPRSVLQRAIDRAADMGFELNAGPEPEFFVFEKDENGRATTETHDAGGYFDLAPKDLAQEIRAEVIYTLEAMGFEVEASHHEVAQGQHEIDFKYDDALTTADNIATFRSVVRAIAELHDVHATFMPKPIAGINGSGMHTHLSLFEDGENVFHDGDDEFSLSDTAYDFLGGILEHAPALTAICNPTVNSYKRLVPGYEAPIYVAWSDVNRSALVRKPAARVPAASRIELRSPDPSSNPYLALATMLHAGLDGIEKGQSAPDPVRENIYEFTEADREARGIETLPSTLGQAVTALQQDDVVLDALGPHVSEKFTQAKTQEYTEFLASVSEWELDRYLETF; this comes from the coding sequence ATGCCGACCAAAACCGACGTCCTTGAGCAGATCGAGGCCAAAGGGGTGGACTTCCTGCGCCTCCAGTTCATCGACATTCTGGGGACGGTTAAAAACGTCTCCGTGCCGGCCCACCAGGCCGAAAAGGCCTTCGAGGAGGGCATCTACTTCGACGGCTCCTCCATCGAGGGCTTCGTCCGCATCCAGGAGTCGGACATGCGCCTGGATCCGGACCCGGACACCTTCGCCGTGCTCCCCTGGCGCAGCCAACGCGGGGACGACACCGTCTCGGCCCGCCTCATCTGCAACATCATCGACACCTCCACCGGCGAGCCCTTCGTGGGGGACCCGCGCTCCGTGCTGCAGCGCGCCATCGACCGGGCGGCCGACATGGGCTTTGAGCTGAATGCGGGCCCCGAGCCTGAGTTCTTCGTCTTCGAGAAGGACGAGAACGGACGGGCCACGACCGAGACCCACGACGCGGGCGGCTACTTCGACCTCGCGCCGAAGGACCTCGCGCAGGAGATCCGGGCGGAGGTGATCTACACGCTCGAAGCGATGGGCTTTGAGGTGGAGGCGAGCCACCACGAGGTGGCCCAGGGCCAACACGAGATTGACTTCAAGTACGACGACGCGCTGACCACGGCGGACAACATCGCCACCTTCCGCTCGGTCGTGCGGGCCATTGCGGAGCTGCACGACGTGCACGCCACGTTCATGCCGAAGCCGATCGCCGGCATCAACGGGTCGGGCATGCACACGCACCTCTCGCTGTTCGAGGACGGGGAGAACGTCTTCCACGACGGCGACGACGAGTTCAGCCTGAGTGACACCGCGTACGACTTCCTCGGCGGCATCCTCGAGCACGCGCCGGCCCTGACGGCCATCTGCAACCCGACCGTCAACTCGTACAAGCGGCTCGTGCCCGGGTACGAGGCGCCGATCTACGTGGCCTGGAGCGACGTCAACCGCTCGGCCCTCGTGCGGAAGCCGGCGGCCCGCGTCCCGGCGGCCTCCCGCATCGAGCTCCGCTCGCCGGACCCGTCCAGCAACCCGTACCTGGCGCTGGCGACGATGCTGCACGCCGGGCTCGACGGCATCGAGAAGGGGCAGTCTGCGCCCGACCCGGTCCGCGAAAACATCTACGAGTTCACCGAGGCGGACCGCGAGGCGCGCGGCATCGAGACGCTCCCGAGCACGCTCGGCCAGGCGGTGACGGCCCTGCAGCAGGACGACGTGGTCCTCGACGCCCTGGGGCCGCACGTCAGCGAGAAGTTTACCCAGGCCAAGACGCAGGAGTACACCGAATTCCTCGCGTCGGTCTCCGAGTGGGAGCTCGACCGCTACCTGGAGACGTTCTAA
- the purB gene encoding adenylosuccinate lyase, which produces MIDRYTRPPMGDLWSEEQKFQSWLDVELAACAAWSEIGAIPPEDVETLYDEADFDVDRIHEIEKETKHDVVAFTRAVSETLGEEKKWVHYGLTSTDVVDTAYMVRIKKANSLIRTQLDGMIETLAEKAREHKHTLTMGRTHGVHAEPTTFGLKMARYYDEMTRQKERFERAAEEMRMGKLSGAVGTFAHIPPEVERLTCERLGLKPAPISTQVLSRDRHANYLSVIAGIGATLEKMAVEVRHLQRSEVREAEEAFSAGQKGSSAMPHKRNPVGSENITGCARLLRGYMNSEFDNVALWHERDISHSSVERIVLPDATTLLHYALRRFRGIIDGLVVYEDTMRENMEETHGLYNSQRLMLKLVDEGLSREEAYDRVQPLAMTAWEEERPFQEVVAESDAITEVLSDDEIEDAFDPTYHVRNVDRIFRRVGLEE; this is translated from the coding sequence ATGATTGACCGCTATACCCGCCCGCCGATGGGCGACCTCTGGAGCGAAGAGCAGAAGTTTCAGTCCTGGCTCGACGTGGAGCTGGCCGCCTGTGCCGCGTGGAGCGAGATCGGCGCCATCCCGCCCGAGGACGTGGAGACCCTCTACGACGAGGCCGACTTCGACGTCGACCGCATCCACGAGATCGAGAAGGAGACGAAGCACGACGTGGTGGCCTTCACGCGGGCGGTGAGCGAGACGCTGGGGGAGGAGAAGAAGTGGGTCCACTACGGCCTCACCTCGACCGACGTGGTGGACACCGCCTACATGGTGCGCATCAAGAAGGCGAACAGCCTCATCCGCACCCAGCTCGACGGGATGATCGAGACGCTGGCGGAGAAGGCGCGGGAGCACAAGCACACCCTCACCATGGGGCGCACGCACGGGGTGCACGCCGAGCCCACGACGTTCGGCCTCAAGATGGCGCGCTACTACGACGAGATGACCCGCCAGAAGGAGCGGTTCGAGCGGGCCGCCGAGGAGATGCGGATGGGCAAGCTCTCCGGGGCCGTGGGCACGTTCGCCCACATCCCGCCCGAGGTGGAGCGCCTCACGTGCGAGCGTCTCGGCCTTAAGCCGGCCCCCATCTCCACGCAGGTCCTCTCGCGCGACCGCCACGCGAACTACCTGAGCGTCATCGCGGGCATCGGCGCCACCCTCGAAAAGATGGCCGTGGAGGTGCGGCACCTCCAGCGGAGCGAGGTGCGGGAGGCGGAAGAGGCGTTTAGCGCCGGGCAGAAGGGCTCCTCCGCCATGCCGCACAAGCGCAACCCCGTCGGCTCCGAAAACATCACCGGCTGTGCGCGGCTCCTGCGCGGCTACATGAACAGCGAGTTCGACAACGTCGCCCTCTGGCACGAGCGCGACATCAGCCACTCCTCGGTCGAGCGCATCGTGCTGCCGGACGCGACGACGCTGCTGCACTACGCCCTCCGCCGCTTCCGCGGCATCATCGACGGCCTCGTGGTCTACGAGGACACGATGCGGGAGAACATGGAGGAAACGCATGGCCTCTACAACAGCCAGCGCCTCATGTTGAAGCTCGTCGACGAGGGCCTCAGCCGCGAGGAGGCGTACGATCGCGTGCAGCCCCTCGCGATGACGGCGTGGGAGGAGGAGCGGCCGTTCCAGGAGGTGGTGGCCGAGTCGGACGCCATTACGGAGGTGCTGTCCGACGACGAGATCGAGGACGCGTTCGACCCGACCTATCACGTGCGGAACGTGGACCGGATCTTCCGGCGGGTGGGGCTGGAGGAATGA
- a CDS encoding glycoside hydrolase family 15 protein — translation MHSPDDQYAPIEDYAVIGDCASAALVGTDGAIDWLCWPRFDSPSIFAALLDAERGGRFQVRPTQDFSVERRYMGDTNVLETTFTTDTGVLRLTDLMPVGPPEAYRRELWPTHEILRRVECVEGTVPVQVACEPQVEYAQLDLSFEDRGAHGFFYNYDGAVLIARSEVPLTPSPGQNALHAEQTLRAGDRRFLSLTYDDEAPATLPLLGDHAQRKLARTINYWRDWAGQCEYDGPYRDAVVRSALTLKLMTFAPSGAIVAAPTTSLPEAIGGERNWDYRYCWLRDAALTLRALYELGYEDEGRAFFSWLLHTTRPTAPELQVMYDVHGNTHLTERTLSHLEGYRQSPPVRVGNGAHDQLQLDTYGELISAAYEFVRREHELDPWHRRLLVSLGNEVCARWTEPDEGIWEVRSGRHHHTFSKAMCWVALERLLALHEEGYVTVPVDRYRTEAKNIRAAVETQGYNEEKESYVATFGGDRLDASLLLLPTYGYEEATSPRMKSTFARIHEELAQNGLLHRYPPDTDDGFTSEEGAFGLCSFWDEEMFARLGRLDEAREKLGETIGYANDLGLFAEEIDPETGAFLGNFPQAFTHVGLINAAITITKAEEEAPTALHEQPDPQ, via the coding sequence ATGCACAGCCCCGACGACCAGTACGCCCCCATCGAGGACTACGCCGTCATCGGCGACTGCGCGAGTGCCGCCCTCGTCGGCACGGACGGGGCGATCGATTGGCTCTGTTGGCCGCGGTTCGACAGCCCGTCCATCTTCGCCGCCCTGCTGGACGCGGAGCGTGGGGGGCGCTTTCAGGTGCGGCCGACGCAAGACTTTTCGGTGGAGCGGCGGTACATGGGGGACACGAATGTACTGGAGACGACCTTCACGACGGACACGGGGGTGCTTCGGCTGACGGACCTGATGCCGGTGGGGCCGCCGGAGGCGTACCGGCGCGAGTTGTGGCCGACCCACGAGATTCTGCGCCGGGTGGAGTGTGTGGAGGGCACGGTCCCCGTTCAGGTGGCGTGCGAGCCGCAGGTGGAGTACGCCCAGCTCGACCTGTCTTTCGAAGACCGCGGGGCACACGGGTTTTTCTACAACTACGACGGGGCCGTCCTCATCGCCCGGAGCGAGGTGCCCCTCACACCGTCGCCCGGGCAAAACGCCCTCCATGCAGAGCAGACGCTCCGGGCGGGCGACCGGCGCTTTCTCTCCCTCACGTACGACGACGAGGCGCCGGCCACACTGCCGCTTTTGGGGGACCACGCCCAGCGAAAGCTGGCCCGGACGATCAACTACTGGCGCGACTGGGCGGGGCAGTGCGAGTACGACGGGCCCTACCGCGACGCGGTGGTGCGGAGCGCCCTCACGCTCAAGCTCATGACCTTCGCCCCCTCGGGTGCCATCGTGGCGGCGCCCACCACCTCCCTGCCCGAAGCGATTGGGGGCGAGCGGAACTGGGACTACCGCTACTGCTGGCTCCGCGACGCGGCCCTGACGCTGCGGGCCCTGTACGAGCTGGGCTACGAAGACGAGGGGCGGGCCTTCTTCTCGTGGCTCCTGCACACCACCCGGCCGACCGCGCCGGAGCTGCAGGTCATGTACGACGTGCACGGCAATACCCACCTGACGGAGCGGACGCTGTCCCACCTGGAGGGCTACCGGCAGTCCCCGCCGGTGCGGGTGGGCAACGGCGCGCACGACCAGCTCCAGCTCGACACGTACGGGGAGCTCATCAGCGCGGCCTACGAATTTGTGCGGCGGGAGCACGAGCTCGACCCCTGGCACCGCCGCCTCCTCGTCAGCCTGGGCAACGAGGTGTGTGCCCGCTGGACGGAGCCGGACGAGGGCATCTGGGAGGTGCGCTCCGGACGCCACCACCACACGTTTTCGAAGGCCATGTGCTGGGTCGCCCTGGAGCGCCTCCTGGCGCTGCACGAGGAGGGATACGTCACCGTCCCGGTCGACCGCTACCGGACGGAGGCCAAGAACATCCGCGCCGCGGTGGAGACGCAGGGCTACAACGAGGAAAAGGAAAGCTACGTCGCCACGTTTGGCGGGGACCGGCTGGACGCAAGCCTGCTCCTGCTTCCCACCTACGGGTACGAGGAGGCGACGAGCCCACGCATGAAATCGACCTTTGCCCGCATCCACGAGGAACTGGCCCAGAACGGGCTCCTCCACCGGTACCCCCCCGACACCGACGACGGATTTACGTCCGAGGAAGGGGCCTTCGGCCTCTGTAGCTTCTGGGACGAGGAGATGTTCGCCCGGCTGGGGCGGCTCGACGAGGCCCGCGAAAAGCTCGGCGAGACGATCGGGTACGCGAACGACCTTGGGCTCTTTGCCGAGGAGATCGATCCGGAGACCGGGGCGTTCCTGGGCAATTTTCCCCAGGCGTTTACGCACGTCGGGCTCATCAACGCCGCCATCACCATCACGAAGGCCGAGGAGGAGGCCCCTACCGCCCTACACGAACAGCCCGATCCACAATGA